The Pirellulales bacterium genomic interval ACGAACCCGAATGTCATGAGCACAAGCGATCCGGGCTCGGGAACCGGCGCAGCGCCGAGGTCGGTGACACTCACATCATCGAGCCAGATGTTGCCCCATTGATCCTGCCCGATAAACGACAACGATGTCGAAGTCGTATCGGCGGCTGCCACCGCGTCGAAGCTGAATTGGACATAAGGCGCAGCGGAATGCCCGTCGAGCCCGCCGAGTTGACTGTCGGAAAGATTAAGATTGCCGGTGCCGAACGACACATCAAGGAAGTTGTTATAAGTCGGATCGTAACCGTCGCTCGTGGCGTAAAACGAGATGAGATACTCATGCAGCGCCGTTGTTGCGATGACCTGCGAAACGTCGCCCGTCGCGACGCCGTCGCCCGCAAATTCGGCTTCATAGTCGCCCAAGTCTGCGTGGGCCGGCCCGCCAATGGTGGCGATCCCTGAAAGTGCCCAGGGGGCCAGATCGGCGGGCCCATTTTCAAAACTCGGATTTCCGACGAGATTTTGTCCGCTGGCGGTGCGAACATCCGTTAAGGCGCATGCGATCACGAGCAATGCTAGCAAGCGACAATGAGCATATGATTTCATTAGCGAACTCCCGAAAACGTGGACCGACGGTGGCGCAGCGCCCTGAGAGGCGACCTATCTGGCGGGGGGGATGGCAGTCGTGGATACTACTCCTGTCCAGCCGCCGCCGCAAGCTTTTTGGGAAGGATTTTCTCTTTTTTCGTAAAGTCGATGGGTCGCATGGTCGGTCCCGAAACGCGCACCTTAGGCCGCTAATGCCGTGAACACATTCGCCAAACGCTTTCCACATCGTGCGACCCGCTGGCAACTAAGAACCACCGCACTCGATCTGCCGCGACGGCCGTTGCTGATGGGGATCGTCAACGTCACGCCCGACAGCTTTTCCGACGGCGGCAAATTTCTAGATCCCTCGGCCGCCATCGAGCACGGGCTGCAGCTTGCCGCAGAAGGGGCCGATCTGCTGGATGTCGGCGGTGAGAGCACACGCCCCTATTCCAATCCCATCGCGGACGAAGAAGAACTGCGGCGCGTGCTCCCTGTGGTTCGCGCCTTGTGCCGCCAAGCGAAGCGGCCTGTGTCGATCGACACCTCGAAAGCCGCCGTCGCTCGCGCCGCACTCGACGAAGGGGCCGAAGTGATCAACGATATCACCGGTCTGATCGGCGACCCCGAGATGCTTGAAGTGGCTCGTGCCTCGCAAGCCGCTGTCGTGGCAATGCATATTCAAGGAACGCCGCAATCAATGCAAGATGATCCGCGATATGCGGATGTCCTCGGCGAAGTGCTGTCGCATTTGCGAGACTGTCGCGAGGCTTTGATTGCGGCCGGCATTGCTCCTGAACGAATCTGTCTCGACCCGGGGATCGGCTTCGGCAAAACCCACGCTCATAATCTGGCCTTGCTCGCGAACTGCTATCGGTTTCACGAACCCGGCTGTCCGATTTTGGTCGGGCATTCGCGCAAGGGGTATATCGGCAAGGTGCTGGCCGACAAATCCGCCGACCCACTGCCGGGCACAATCGGCGTTTCGTGTGGCTTGGCGTCACAGGGCGTGCAAATCCTCCGCGTTCACGATGTCGCGCCCGTGCGACAGGCGCTCCTACTGTTCGAGGCGGTCGCGGATGCCTGCGAGGATCGATGGCGGTAGCGATTATTTGATCGAATGTCCGGATTCCCCTGCTGGCGCTGCGGGCGCGAGGGTCTTCGCCGACGTTGACTCACCACGCGCTTTCAACGATACTTCGGAGGAGCGATTGCGGGGCGCTACGGGGGCGGTGCGAGTCTTAAGATTTGAGGTTGATTGGTTTTGCGCTTCGAGAGGCTTGAGTCGTGGCGATCGCCGAAATTCAAGATCTGCGGCAGTATTGCGTCGAGGTGGCGATGCGCGCGCGCTCCGCGTCGGAAGAACTGGTGCGCGCTTCGGGGCAGCAAAAGATCGACTGGCTGCGGCGCGCGGCGGCAATGATCCGCGAGCGGTCGGCCGAGATTCGCATGGCCAACCAAGTCGATCTCGACGCCGCTCAAGGCTATGGGCTTACGGACGCCGAAATCGATCGGCTGCGGCTCACTCCCGCTCGCATCGAAGAGATCGCCGCGGCGTTAGAAGCCGTCGCAGCGCTCCCCGACCCGGTCGGCGAAGTGATCGAATCGTCGGTGCGGCCGAATGGATTGCAAGTGTCGAAAGTGCGCGTACCGCTGGGCGTGGTGTTTTTCATCTATGAATCGCGACCGAATGTGACGGCCGACGCCGCGGCAATTTGCGTCAAAAGCGGCAACGCCGTGATCCTCCGCGGCGGCAAGGAAGCGATGCACTCGAGCCGAGCGATCGTCGAAATTCTGAACGAAGCGCTCGCAGGCGTCGGGCTGCCGGTCGATGCCGTGCAACAGGTGGCCACAACGGATCGCGAAGCGGTGGGGCATTTTTTGCGATTGTCGGAATATATCGATCTGGCCATTCCACGCGGCGGAGAGAGCCTGATTCGCCGCGTTGCCGCGGAAGCGAAAATGCCCGTGATCAAGCATTTCACCGGCAATTGCCATGTGTACGTCGATCGCGCGGCCGATCTCGACATGGCCGAGCGAATTACGATCAACTCGAAGTGCCAGCGGATGGGCGTTTGCAACGCGGCCGAGTCGCTCCTGGTTCACGCCGATGTGGCCCGCAGCTTTCTGCCGCAAATCGGAGAGGCGTTGAAGTCGGAGGAAATCGAAATCCGCGGCGACGAACGGGCGCGGCAATCGATTCCCTCGGCCGGTATTGCTAGCGACGAAGATTTTTTTGCCGAATATCTGGGGCCGATCATCTCCGTCAAGGTGGTCGATTCGTTGGACGAGGCGATTCGGCACGTCAACCATTATGGCTCGCACCACACCGATGCAATTCTGACGAACGATCTTGCCGCGGCTCGCGAGTTTGCCGATCGGGTCGATAGCGCCGCAGTGATCGTCAATGCGAGCACCCGATTCAACGATGGCGGGCAGTTCGGCCTCGGCGCGGAAATCGGCATCAGCACCGACAAATTCCATGCCCGCGGCCCATGCGGCCTCAAAGAACTAACCAGCTACAAGTACGTCGTGTATGGCGACGGGCAAGTGCGAGAGTAAATACCTAATGACGAATGAAGAATGTCGAAGGAATGACGAATGACGGCACGAGGCATTTGAATGCCTGGCTTCGTCCTTCGTGCTTTGTCATTCTCTCGTCATTCGAGCTTAGGCATTCGGCATTCTCACCACTGGGAGACCAAGGATGGTCGGAGATGTTCTTAGCCAGGCGGAAGTCGAGAGCCTGCTCAGCGCGATGGAAAGCGATGCGTCGGCGAAGCACGGCGCTGCGCACTCGAAAGAGCGATCCGGCGAGTCGAACCATCCGAGCCGGCCACGCGAAAAGGTCACCCCCTACGACTTCAAGCGGCCCGAACGCGTCGGCAAGGAGCAGATGCGGGCGTTGCAAACGCTGCATGAGGGCTTCAGCCGGAATTTCGGCGCAGCGCTTTCCGGCTTGCTGCGCAGCATCGTCGACGTGAAGCTCACCAGCGTCGACCAGCTCACCTACAGCGAATTCGTCTTCAGCCTCGAGAATCCGACGTGCTTCAATCTGGTTCGTGCCGAGCCGCTCGAAGGAAGCTTGATTCTCGATATCAATCCATCGATCCTCTATCCGTTCATCGACCGGCTGCTGGGGGGTGGGCGCGACCCTGGGCCATTGGCCCGGCGCCCGCTGACGGAAATCGAGCTGCGCCTCGTGTCGCGGATCACGAATTTGTTTCTCGACCAGTTGCACGAGGCCTGGCTGAACGTGGTGGATTTGAAGCTCTCGGTCGAGCGTGTCGAGAGCAATCCGCAACTGGTGCAAATCGTGCCGCCGAACGAAGTCATCGTGCTGATCAGCTTCGAGCTGACACTTGGTGAAATTCGCGGCATGATGAATTTCTGCATTCCCTTCAACACGATCGAGCGGATCGGCAACAAACTGTCGAGCAATAGTTGGATCAGCTACGGCAAGCGCACCTCGACCCCCGAAAGCCGAACGCAAATCACGCGCAGCCTGAAGGGCGCGCTCGTGCAATTAGTCGCCCAACTGGCGGAAACACGAATCACCACCGGCGAGTTGATCGGCTTGCGCGTCGGCGATATCATCACGACCGACAAAGACATCCATCAGCCGCTGGTGGTGAGCGTCGAAGGCGTGCCGAAATTCCGCGCCCACCCCGGAGCTTTCAAAGGCCGCAAAGCCATCCGAATCGAACACCCAATCGGCATGATGCCAGCTACGGCAGCGGCGCCAACCGTGGCGCCGGTCGCGCCGGCCCCCGCGCCGGCCAAGAAATAACCTCGCATGCGTTCCGTTCTCCGGTCGATAATCTGGATAGTTGACTTTGGCGACTAGGATAAGTATGATTCCGCAGAATGTCGCCTTCTGCAGTGGAAGGAGACACGGAAGTGCAAGAGATCACGAGGCTTACAGCGCAATTGCCGGTCGGGGGAGAGAAGATGTCCGTTGTTCCGGCGTATACGCCTCCACCGTCGCCGGAACCGGATGTGCTGGAAAGGCTGCGGCAGGAAAGCCAGCGATTGGAAACGGCTTCGCCCGAGGAAATCATCCGCTGGGCCGCCGCGACCTACTTTCCCAAGCTTACGATGGCCACCGCCTTCGGTCCGGAGGGTTGCGCGATCATCTATTATCTCTCGCGCATCGAACAGCGGGTGCACGTTTTCAATCTCGACACGGGCTATCAATTTGCCGAAACGCTGGCGCTGCGGGATGAAATCGCCCGCCGCTATGGGGTCGAAGTCGAGTTGAAGCGGCCCGACACGACGGTCGAA includes:
- a CDS encoding PEP-CTERM sorting domain-containing protein, which gives rise to MKSYAHCRLLALLVIACALTDVRTASGQNLVGNPSFENGPADLAPWALSGIATIGGPAHADLGDYEAEFAGDGVATGDVSQVIATTALHEYLISFYATSDGYDPTYNNFLDVSFGTGNLNLSDSQLGGLDGHSAAPYVQFSFDAVAAADTTSTSLSFIGQDQWGNIWLDDVSVTDLGAAPVPEPGSLVLMTFGFVGFLVVQRSRPSGLGKFVVGSKRLAEK
- the folP gene encoding dihydropteroate synthase, which translates into the protein MNTFAKRFPHRATRWQLRTTALDLPRRPLLMGIVNVTPDSFSDGGKFLDPSAAIEHGLQLAAEGADLLDVGGESTRPYSNPIADEEELRRVLPVVRALCRQAKRPVSIDTSKAAVARAALDEGAEVINDITGLIGDPEMLEVARASQAAVVAMHIQGTPQSMQDDPRYADVLGEVLSHLRDCREALIAAGIAPERICLDPGIGFGKTHAHNLALLANCYRFHEPGCPILVGHSRKGYIGKVLADKSADPLPGTIGVSCGLASQGVQILRVHDVAPVRQALLLFEAVADACEDRWR
- a CDS encoding glutamate-5-semialdehyde dehydrogenase → MAIAEIQDLRQYCVEVAMRARSASEELVRASGQQKIDWLRRAAAMIRERSAEIRMANQVDLDAAQGYGLTDAEIDRLRLTPARIEEIAAALEAVAALPDPVGEVIESSVRPNGLQVSKVRVPLGVVFFIYESRPNVTADAAAICVKSGNAVILRGGKEAMHSSRAIVEILNEALAGVGLPVDAVQQVATTDREAVGHFLRLSEYIDLAIPRGGESLIRRVAAEAKMPVIKHFTGNCHVYVDRAADLDMAERITINSKCQRMGVCNAAESLLVHADVARSFLPQIGEALKSEEIEIRGDERARQSIPSAGIASDEDFFAEYLGPIISVKVVDSLDEAIRHVNHYGSHHTDAILTNDLAAAREFADRVDSAAVIVNASTRFNDGGQFGLGAEIGISTDKFHARGPCGLKELTSYKYVVYGDGQVRE
- the fliM gene encoding flagellar motor switch protein FliM, whose product is MVGDVLSQAEVESLLSAMESDASAKHGAAHSKERSGESNHPSRPREKVTPYDFKRPERVGKEQMRALQTLHEGFSRNFGAALSGLLRSIVDVKLTSVDQLTYSEFVFSLENPTCFNLVRAEPLEGSLILDINPSILYPFIDRLLGGGRDPGPLARRPLTEIELRLVSRITNLFLDQLHEAWLNVVDLKLSVERVESNPQLVQIVPPNEVIVLISFELTLGEIRGMMNFCIPFNTIERIGNKLSSNSWISYGKRTSTPESRTQITRSLKGALVQLVAQLAETRITTGELIGLRVGDIITTDKDIHQPLVVSVEGVPKFRAHPGAFKGRKAIRIEHPIGMMPATAAAPTVAPVAPAPAPAKK